CGCGTGCTGGACTATGGTTGCGGCTCGGGCATCCTGGCCATCGCGGCGTCCAAGTTTGGTGCTGGCAGCGTCGACGCGGTGGACATCGACCCGGCAGCTGTCGAGTCCTCGGCCCGCAATGCCGATGCCAACGGCGTGCAACTGCACTGCGGACTGCCTGAGGCCGCCGAGGGAACGTACCCCCTGGTGCTGGCCAACATCCTCTCTGCACCGCTGAAGTTGCTGGCCCCGCTGCTGTGCGGCCACGTCACATCCGGTGGCCACCTGGTGCTGGCGGGCATCCTGGAGCGGCAGATCGAAGAACTCCGCACCGCCTACGCACCCTGGGTCGAACTGCAGGTATCGGACACGCAAGAGGGCTGGGTGCTGTTGACAGCCCGCCGGCCGTGACCAGCGACCAGACTGTCGGTCGACGATGAGTCTAGCCACGTCGTGCCCGTCCTGCGGGACAGTCTTCAAGGTGGTGGAAGACCAACTCAAGGTCTCCGAAGGCTGGGTACGCTGCGGCCACTGCCACGACGTGTTCAATGCGCTCGAAGGTCTCTTCGACCTGGAGCGGCGTGATTCGATGATGCAGGGACTTCGCACCCTGCCGGGCGCACTCGACGTGGAACCAGCCGTGCGGCCTGACCGGGGCGGACTGGCCGCTGAACCCACCGAGGTGACGCCTCCGGCCGACATGCCACACGCTGCTCCGGTGGCGGAAACGCAACCGACCGCTGCCCCAGGGGATGCTCCGGCGGTGGAGACGTCGACTGCGATGGCTCCTCTGCAACGATCTGCAGACAAGAACGCACATCCGGGGCATCGCCCACAGGATCCTGCAGAGCGATCCGAACCGCCCACACAAGCCGACGACGAGGCCGAGGATACGCTGTTGGCAGGGGATGTTTCTCAGACACCTCTGCAGGATGAAGCGTCCAAGAAGCGTACCCGCGCCATCGAACAGCACATCGATCGCGAAGAAGAGTCCGCCCCCCCTTCCACGACCGCAGCGACCGAGGAGGCCCTGATTGCCTCGACACTTGCTGCGGACAACCATCCAGAAGATCTTCCTGCATTCGTGCTGGACGCCGAGCGGCGTGCAAGATGGAATCGGCCTCTGGTACGGGGGACCGTGACCGTGGCCGTACTGGCTGGCGCCCTGCTCTTGGCAGGCCAGGTCGCTGTCCATCGCCGCGATCAGATCGCCGCCGTTTGCGAAAGTTGCCAGGGACCTCTTGGCTCCCTGTCGGCTTCGCTGGGCCTGTCCTTGCGTCCACCGGTCGTTCTGGAAGCCGTCGAGGTCGACAACGCGGTGCTCACGCACCCACCCGGCGTAGATGGTTACCGACTCACGGTGCAGGTACGGAACCATTCATCGCATGAGGTCTCGGCGCCGCACATGGAACTCAGCCTGACCGACGCATCCGGTGCATTGCTGATCCGCCGCGTGTTTTCGCCGCAGGATTTCCAGCAGCCGCCTACTTTGGCCGCCCAAGCAGAAAGCAGTTGGACCCTGGAATTCCAGACCGCCCAGAAACGCGTCTCAGGCTATACCGTGGCCGCTTTTTACCCCTGAGACCCACACTCGCCGGCACCGCCTGCAGATCACACGGATAAACCCGACTACAGGGCGAGCGGACGACGCACAGAATTGATTCTCCAAAAGGCCGAGCCCC
The Sphaerotilus microaerophilus DNA segment above includes these coding regions:
- a CDS encoding DUF3426 domain-containing protein, which gives rise to MEDQLKVSEGWVRCGHCHDVFNALEGLFDLERRDSMMQGLRTLPGALDVEPAVRPDRGGLAAEPTEVTPPADMPHAAPVAETQPTAAPGDAPAVETSTAMAPLQRSADKNAHPGHRPQDPAERSEPPTQADDEAEDTLLAGDVSQTPLQDEASKKRTRAIEQHIDREEESAPPSTTAATEEALIASTLAADNHPEDLPAFVLDAERRARWNRPLVRGTVTVAVLAGALLLAGQVAVHRRDQIAAVCESCQGPLGSLSASLGLSLRPPVVLEAVEVDNAVLTHPPGVDGYRLTVQVRNHSSHEVSAPHMELSLTDASGALLIRRVFSPQDFQQPPTLAAQAESSWTLEFQTAQKRVSGYTVAAFYP